The following proteins come from a genomic window of Corynebacterium hansenii:
- a CDS encoding extracellular solute-binding protein → MTASQGRSPTGDREGRGRGLRPRTAWKKKTVALLAALTIGAPVLAACGNEEAGPTVLRFMGPADGVDQYTAAAKKCSEQAGGRYTIQYDVSAKQTDDQRLQLARRIVGGDDSFDIMGLDVTWTAEFAEAGWAVEFPGDVAKRVQDGTLSGPMETATWNDKVYGAPLNTNTQLMWYRKSLMPKGPDGQPQPPKTWEEIAALGAKHAEEGKPSYIGVQAAQYEGVVVWFNSMLEAAGGSIVDETGRVATINQGDAAKRALAAMKAVATAKGADPSTSQLDENMARLAFDRGAAFMQVNYPFVYAGLKEKADGGDARAKEAFDDLGWTVYPGMEADKPSKATIGGLNIAVPSTSKNKDLAFEAIECLRNEENQLHNALTGGLPPTLTKLYTEATDEFIAEYPFYKEIFESLNTLDPADLGPEEQSLLPDKRRVSVAVRPASPAYQSVSILLASRLSPPASIDPESLVPELADEIDRAIKSEGLVP, encoded by the coding sequence ATGACGGCTTCGCAAGGAAGATCCCCGACGGGGGATCGTGAAGGGCGGGGCCGCGGGCTCCGTCCGCGAACTGCGTGGAAGAAAAAGACCGTCGCCCTGCTCGCCGCCCTGACCATCGGTGCACCGGTGCTCGCGGCATGCGGGAACGAGGAAGCCGGCCCCACGGTGCTGCGGTTCATGGGGCCCGCCGACGGCGTCGACCAATACACCGCAGCAGCGAAGAAGTGCTCCGAGCAGGCGGGCGGGCGCTACACCATCCAATACGACGTATCCGCCAAGCAGACCGATGACCAGCGGCTCCAGCTCGCGCGCCGCATCGTCGGCGGCGACGACTCGTTCGACATCATGGGCCTCGACGTCACCTGGACCGCCGAGTTCGCCGAAGCGGGCTGGGCGGTCGAGTTCCCCGGGGACGTCGCCAAGCGGGTCCAGGACGGCACGCTGTCCGGCCCGATGGAAACGGCCACGTGGAACGACAAGGTGTACGGCGCTCCGCTGAACACGAACACGCAGCTCATGTGGTACCGCAAGTCGCTGATGCCCAAGGGCCCTGACGGGCAGCCGCAGCCGCCGAAGACGTGGGAGGAAATCGCCGCGCTCGGCGCCAAGCACGCCGAAGAGGGCAAGCCGTCCTACATCGGCGTGCAGGCCGCGCAGTACGAGGGCGTCGTCGTGTGGTTCAACTCGATGCTCGAAGCCGCCGGCGGATCCATCGTCGACGAAACCGGCCGCGTGGCCACCATCAACCAGGGCGACGCCGCCAAGCGCGCCCTCGCCGCCATGAAGGCCGTGGCCACCGCCAAGGGCGCCGACCCGTCGACCTCGCAGCTCGACGAGAACATGGCGCGCCTGGCATTCGACCGCGGCGCCGCGTTCATGCAGGTCAACTACCCGTTCGTGTACGCGGGCCTGAAGGAGAAGGCCGACGGCGGCGACGCCCGCGCCAAGGAGGCCTTCGACGACCTCGGCTGGACCGTCTACCCCGGCATGGAGGCCGACAAGCCGTCCAAGGCGACCATCGGCGGCCTGAACATCGCCGTGCCGTCGACGTCGAAGAACAAGGACCTGGCGTTCGAGGCCATCGAGTGCCTGCGCAACGAGGAAAACCAGCTGCACAACGCACTCACCGGTGGCCTGCCCCCGACGCTGACCAAGCTCTACACCGAGGCGACCGACGAGTTCATCGCGGAGTACCCCTTCTACAAGGAGATCTTCGAGTCGCTGAACACCCTCGACCCGGCGGACCTGGGGCCCGAGGAGCAGAGCCTGCTCCCGGACAAGCGCCGCGTGTCCGTCGCCGTCCGCCCGGCCTCGCCGGCGTATCAGTCCGTGTCGATTCTGCTGGCGTCGCGCCTGAGCCCGCCCGCGTCGATCGACCCCGAGTCGCTCGTCCCCGAGTTGGCGGATGAGATCGACCGGGCCATCAAGTCCGAAGGGTTGGTGCCGTGA
- a CDS encoding NUDIX hydrolase: MIDDSHHDEPATSRREPAGTAALSEWPVADGWVCNVLVRRGDRLLVLRRATGGYLGDQWDLPGGKSERGEEPADAALRELTEETGLKATLGAEVAHWSNPDTKGGDFRYHIVTFEAVELDDAADVALTREHSDHLWATREQLAELPLAWHVGRVLGL, from the coding sequence ATGATCGACGACAGCCATCACGACGAACCGGCCACCAGCCGCCGCGAACCGGCGGGCACGGCCGCGCTGTCGGAATGGCCGGTCGCCGATGGCTGGGTCTGCAACGTCCTGGTGCGCCGGGGCGACCGCCTGCTGGTGCTGCGCCGGGCCACCGGGGGCTATTTGGGGGACCAGTGGGATCTGCCGGGCGGCAAGAGCGAACGGGGCGAGGAGCCGGCCGATGCCGCGTTGCGGGAGCTCACCGAGGAGACGGGTCTGAAGGCCACGCTCGGCGCCGAGGTCGCGCACTGGTCGAACCCCGATACCAAGGGCGGCGATTTCCGGTACCACATCGTCACCTTCGAGGCCGTCGAGCTTGACGACGCCGCCGACGTCGCCCTGACCCGCGAACACTCCGATCACCTGTGGGCCACCCGCGAGCAGCTCGCGGAGCTGCCGCTGGCCTGGCACGTCGGCCGCGTGCTGGGACTGTAG
- a CDS encoding DUF1540 domain-containing protein, whose protein sequence is MSSVTKISSCTTTSCAYNNDGCTAFAVNVGGDGAAACTTFATIDLRAGLSGAEAQVGACKRLDCTHNENLMCGLADISVSGETAQCDNYQAR, encoded by the coding sequence ATGTCCAGCGTCACCAAGATTTCCTCCTGTACGACCACTTCCTGTGCCTACAACAACGACGGCTGCACCGCCTTCGCGGTCAACGTCGGCGGCGACGGCGCCGCCGCCTGCACCACTTTCGCGACGATCGACCTGCGCGCCGGCCTGTCCGGTGCGGAGGCCCAGGTGGGGGCGTGCAAGCGCCTCGACTGCACCCACAACGAGAACCTCATGTGCGGGCTGGCCGACATCTCGGTCAGCGGTGAAACCGCGCAGTGCGACAACTACCAGGCCCGCTGA